A region of Diospyros lotus cultivar Yz01 chromosome 3, ASM1463336v1, whole genome shotgun sequence DNA encodes the following proteins:
- the LOC127796977 gene encoding double-stranded RNA-binding protein 1-like yields the protein MYKSKLQELCHQKGWELPQYSVIKDGPDHNPSFTATVTVGDLRFHTPSHAYPTHTSKLSLRLVYRILAAKGIVRCDAITKLDNNTNLPSETSVGVQDDVECKVTRHGYKSRLHNYAQMRNLKLPKYSYERKGPDHASRFKSKVTIEGKTYESPEFFTSKKEAEQSAAQVACKSLSLNVVQDGSGVYKNRLQELAQKIGIEMPKYETAVSGLQHSPTFVSSVDVEGKSLTGAAAKNKKQAEMNAAEVAYVCLCECKKLISLFLYTSFL from the exons atgtacaAGTCGAAGCTTCAGGAGCTTTGCCATCAGAAGGGGTGGGAATTGCCCCAGTACTCCGTCATCAAAGACGGCCCCGATCACAACCCTAGCTTCACCGCCACCGTCACCGTCGGCGACCTCCGGTTTCATACACCGTCACACGCATATCCAACACATACATCT AAATTATCTCTCCGTTTGGTTTATAGAATTCTTGCTGCAAAAGGAATTGTTCGATGTG ATGCAATTACAAAGTTGGATAATAATACCAACTTACCGAGTGAAACTTCTGTGGGAGTCCAAGATGATGTGGAGTGTAAAG TTACACGGCACGGGTACAAAAGTCGGCTGCACAATTATGCTCAGATGAGGAACCTCAAACTGCCCAAGTATTCATATGAACGTAAAGGCCCCGATCATGCTAGTCGATTCAAGTCAAAGGTTACAATTGAAGGGAAGACTTATGAGAGTCCCGAATTTTTCACCTCGAAAAAAGAAGCAGAGCAGTCAGCTGCGCAAGTTGCCTGCAAGTCATTATCACTTAATGTAGTTCAG GATGGTTCTGGTGTCTACAAGAATCGTTTACAAGAATTGGCTCAAAAAATAGGTATTGAGATGCCAAAGTATGAGACAGCTGTTTCTGGTCTGCAACACTCGCCAACTTTTGTCTCTTCTGTGGATGTTGAGGGAAAATCCTTGACAGGAGCAGCAGCAAAAAACAAGAAGCAGGCAGAGATGAATGCTGCAGAAGTTGCTTATGTTTGTCTTTGTGAATGTAAGAAACTTATCTCCTTGTTTCTATATACTAGTTTTCTGTGA